In one Streptomyces sp. NBC_01288 genomic region, the following are encoded:
- the ppk2 gene encoding polyphosphate kinase 2 gives MAGKKAAKLPRAKYETELLRLQTELVKLQEWVRAEGTRLVVIFEGRDAAGKGGTIKRVSEHLNPRVARIAALPKPTDRQRTQWYFQRYVEHLPAAGEIVLFDRSWYNRAGVEHVMGFCTKEEYQLFLRQCPIFERMLVEDGIVLRKYWFSVSDDVQEERFRRRLDDPLRRWKLSPMDLESLTHWEAYSRAKDEMLVHTDVSEAPWYVVESDDKRRARLNMIAHLLGSLPYHEVSPPVLELPPRPPSTGYERPPRDLQTFVPDHAASL, from the coding sequence ATGGCCGGCAAGAAGGCGGCAAAGCTGCCGCGCGCGAAGTACGAGACCGAACTGCTGCGTCTACAGACGGAGTTGGTGAAGCTCCAGGAGTGGGTGCGGGCCGAGGGCACCCGGCTGGTCGTGATCTTCGAGGGGCGGGACGCGGCAGGCAAGGGCGGCACCATCAAGCGCGTCTCCGAGCATCTCAACCCGCGTGTCGCCCGGATCGCCGCCCTGCCCAAGCCGACCGACCGCCAGCGCACCCAGTGGTATTTCCAGCGGTACGTCGAGCATCTGCCGGCCGCCGGTGAGATCGTCCTGTTCGACCGCAGCTGGTACAACCGGGCCGGCGTCGAGCACGTGATGGGCTTCTGCACCAAGGAGGAGTACCAGCTGTTCCTGCGCCAGTGCCCCATCTTCGAGCGGATGCTGGTCGAGGACGGGATCGTGCTGCGCAAGTACTGGTTCTCGGTGAGCGACGACGTCCAGGAGGAACGCTTCCGCCGCCGCCTGGACGATCCGCTGCGCCGCTGGAAACTGTCGCCGATGGACCTGGAGTCCCTCACCCACTGGGAGGCCTACTCCCGGGCGAAGGACGAGATGCTGGTGCACACCGATGTCTCCGAGGCCCCGTGGTACGTCGTCGAGAGCGACGACAAGCGCCGGGCCCGCCTGAACATGATCGCCCACCTGCTCGGCTCCCTCCCCTACCACGAGGTGTCGCCCCCGGTCCTCGAACTCCCGCCCCGCCCGCCGTCCACCGGCTACGAACGCCCCCCGCGCGACCTCCAGACCTTCGTCCCGGACCACGCGGCGAGCCTCTGA
- a CDS encoding alpha/beta hydrolase produces MHFTSERRLDDGVLEREFTLGEIPGTLWTPESVAPAPLILMAHNNGLPKAEPRLVARARLSAAYGHAVATIDAAGCGDRPRSAAAEQARAELRRAMRAGEPVDEIFESLVGPLVENAVPEWRLALDALLALPEIGGPVGYAGWTALGIRMAVVEPRIAAAGFFAGGYVPRAQREEARQVAIPLLFLLQWDDEGNPRQRALDLFDAFGSKAKTLHANLGGHTGTPWFEREDGDRFFGRHLK; encoded by the coding sequence ATGCATTTCACTTCCGAGCGACGCCTCGACGACGGCGTCCTCGAACGCGAATTCACCCTCGGCGAGATCCCCGGCACCCTGTGGACGCCCGAATCCGTCGCACCGGCACCGCTGATCCTGATGGCCCACAACAACGGCCTGCCCAAGGCGGAACCCCGACTGGTGGCCCGGGCCCGGCTGTCCGCGGCGTACGGCCACGCGGTGGCCACCATCGACGCCGCCGGGTGCGGTGACCGGCCCCGTTCCGCCGCCGCCGAGCAGGCCCGCGCCGAGCTGCGCCGGGCGATGCGGGCGGGCGAGCCGGTCGACGAGATCTTCGAGTCCCTCGTCGGCCCGCTGGTCGAAAACGCGGTCCCGGAATGGCGGTTGGCTCTGGACGCCCTCCTCGCGTTGCCCGAGATCGGCGGCCCGGTCGGGTACGCGGGGTGGACCGCCCTCGGCATTCGAATGGCGGTGGTCGAGCCACGCATCGCGGCCGCCGGGTTCTTCGCCGGGGGTTATGTGCCGCGCGCCCAGCGTGAGGAGGCTCGGCAGGTCGCCATTCCGTTGCTGTTCCTGTTGCAGTGGGACGACGAGGGGAATCCTCGGCAGCGGGCGCTGGACCTGTTCGACGCCTTCGGTAGCAAGGCGAAGACACTGCACGCCAATTTGGGTGGGCACACCGGTACCCCGTGGTTCGAGCGGGAGGACGGGGATCGGTTCTTCGGGCGGCACTTGAAGTGA
- a CDS encoding oxidoreductase has product MLSYGELTPPERELWDAFPEGRRVDLRTGVPEDDRVTEGGQWGPGRTVRAGVIVALLLGANTVQSGAVACLRLAGARISGQLKLAGAQIAHALWIEYCSFEESVDLLGATTQTLAITDSRVPGIEADSARIEGNLDLRRSVVESLASSPFNHVSTALSLSDARVTGGMLLNGAHISAPGAWAVAAGGLLMEGGVFCGGGFVARGQVRLMGAQLPRGLFMQGARLDEPGPGGVALAMNNVVASRLDFSDGFTANGTVHLRRTQISDSLSFAGAVLNGPPGGDGPALTCRLMQAVDVNLTLARPPSGTVDLRGAQVTYLHDSERSWPDVVELEGFVYGSIKADEADGAGERREAVGRRNSVASRVAWIRRCPGYNPQPYEQLASWYRQAGHDDEARRVLLAKQRHRRQTLPRAARVWGHLLDVTVGYGYRPWLAGVWLLALTLLGTLSFSSQAPTPVQRGEGAPFQALVYTLDLLIPIGGLGQRTAWYWSNGSLQWLAYLLIAVGWVLTTAVIAGVTRALQKN; this is encoded by the coding sequence GTGCTCTCATACGGCGAGTTGACCCCACCGGAGCGTGAGCTGTGGGACGCGTTCCCCGAGGGGCGTCGCGTGGATCTGCGCACGGGTGTGCCCGAGGACGACCGTGTCACCGAGGGCGGGCAATGGGGTCCCGGCCGGACGGTTCGGGCCGGCGTGATCGTGGCGCTTCTGTTGGGTGCGAACACGGTGCAATCGGGCGCCGTGGCGTGTCTGAGGCTCGCCGGGGCTCGGATATCCGGGCAGCTCAAGCTGGCCGGCGCGCAGATCGCTCACGCCCTCTGGATCGAGTACTGCTCGTTCGAGGAGTCGGTGGACCTTCTCGGAGCGACAACCCAGACGCTTGCGATCACGGACAGTCGGGTGCCCGGCATCGAAGCCGATTCGGCTCGCATCGAGGGGAACCTCGACCTGCGGCGCTCCGTCGTGGAAAGCCTCGCTTCCTCGCCCTTCAACCACGTGAGCACCGCCCTGTCGCTGAGCGACGCCCGCGTGACCGGCGGCATGCTCCTGAACGGGGCCCACATCAGCGCGCCCGGAGCATGGGCCGTGGCCGCCGGTGGACTGCTCATGGAAGGGGGTGTGTTCTGCGGCGGCGGTTTCGTCGCGCGAGGACAAGTCCGCCTGATGGGGGCGCAGTTGCCGCGCGGGCTGTTCATGCAGGGGGCGCGGCTGGACGAACCCGGACCAGGCGGAGTGGCGCTCGCGATGAACAACGTCGTGGCCTCAAGGCTCGACTTCTCCGACGGATTCACCGCGAACGGGACCGTGCACCTGAGGCGCACTCAGATCTCGGACAGCCTGAGCTTCGCAGGAGCCGTCCTGAACGGCCCACCCGGCGGTGACGGCCCCGCCCTGACCTGCCGACTCATGCAGGCCGTCGACGTCAACCTCACGCTGGCCCGGCCGCCGTCCGGCACGGTGGATCTACGGGGCGCGCAGGTGACCTACCTCCACGACAGTGAGCGGAGCTGGCCGGACGTGGTGGAGTTGGAAGGCTTCGTCTACGGCTCCATCAAGGCGGACGAGGCGGACGGGGCGGGCGAGCGCCGGGAGGCAGTGGGCCGGCGGAACTCCGTGGCCTCCCGCGTGGCGTGGATACGACGCTGCCCCGGCTACAACCCGCAACCCTACGAACAGTTGGCGAGCTGGTACCGGCAGGCCGGTCACGACGACGAGGCCCGCCGCGTACTGCTGGCCAAGCAACGCCACCGGCGTCAGACCCTGCCCCGGGCCGCGCGCGTGTGGGGGCATCTGCTCGACGTGACGGTCGGCTACGGCTACCGTCCCTGGCTGGCCGGCGTCTGGCTCCTCGCGCTGACCTTGCTGGGCACGCTGTCCTTCAGCTCACAGGCCCCCACTCCGGTCCAACGAGGGGAAGGCGCCCCGTTCCAGGCCCTCGTCTACACGCTCGACCTCTTGATCCCCATCGGCGGCCTGGGCCAACGCACGGCCTGGTACTGGTCGAACGGCAGCCTCCAGTGGCTGGCCTACCTGCTCATCGCCGTCGGCTGGGTGCTGACGACCGCCGTCATCGCGGGTGTCACCCGCGCTCTGCAGAAAAACTAG
- a CDS encoding MSMEG_1061 family FMN-dependent PPOX-type flavoprotein: protein MTSSLAGSAFDSLRLDSVRDQEALRQVYGLPRDTATRKQMTELTEQTRQLIGCSSLVLVASTDAEGHCDVSPRGGPAGFVAVLDARTVAIPDATGNKRLDTLQNVVATGRAGLLFVIPGRTTTLRVNGRACVSTHPELLSQLTAVGKPPASALVLGIEEVYPHCPKALLRSAAWKPEQWLPADAQPTSAEVTLAQLRMPELTIADIEQSEADSLRYRYE, encoded by the coding sequence ATGACGTCATCCCTTGCCGGCAGTGCGTTCGACTCGCTCCGTCTCGACTCCGTGCGCGATCAGGAGGCGCTGCGCCAGGTCTACGGACTCCCGCGTGACACGGCCACACGGAAGCAGATGACCGAACTCACCGAGCAGACCCGGCAGTTGATCGGCTGCTCATCGCTGGTCCTGGTCGCCAGCACGGACGCCGAGGGCCACTGTGACGTCTCCCCGCGCGGCGGCCCCGCCGGGTTCGTGGCCGTCCTGGACGCCCGGACGGTGGCGATTCCGGACGCGACCGGCAACAAGCGTCTGGACACCCTTCAGAACGTCGTCGCCACCGGACGGGCCGGGCTGCTGTTCGTCATCCCGGGACGCACCACGACGCTCAGAGTGAACGGCCGCGCCTGCGTCTCCACCCACCCTGAGCTGCTGTCCCAACTGACCGCCGTGGGCAAACCGCCGGCCAGTGCGCTGGTCCTGGGGATCGAGGAGGTCTACCCGCACTGCCCAAAGGCCCTCCTGCGCAGCGCGGCCTGGAAGCCGGAGCAGTGGTTGCCGGCGGACGCCCAGCCGACCTCCGCCGAGGTGACACTGGCCCAACTGCGGATGCCGGAACTGACGATCGCCGACATCGAGCAGTCGGAGGCGGACTCACTGAGGTACCGGTACGAGTAG
- a CDS encoding ricin-type beta-trefoil lectin domain protein codes for MALVAALCSAGAQPARAAAAATSITVDGGQSGRTFDGIGAISGGGGNSRLLRDYPAAQQAQILDYLFKPGYGANLQLLKLEIGGDANSTDGSEPSIEHTKGQINCDAGYEFWLAEQAKARNPDIKLYGLAWAAPGWISGGFWSTDTINYLISWLGCAKQHGLPISYLGGWNERGHDVNWYIQLRSALDSAGYGAVQIVGDDSGWSVADDMASNSAFNNAVSVIGAHYPCAGGDGGSADTCSSTTAAKNNGKPLWASENGSLDMDAGAPALIRSIVRGYVDARMTAYLNWPLVAAIYPNLPYGTVGLATANSPWSGNYSIGENTWATAQVTQFAQPGWKFIDSASGYLGGAESNGTYATLKSPNGSDYSTVLETTTATAAQTVNVQVQGGLSTGAVHVWATRVNSPSPSTDFTHAQDISPAAGSYSLTLQPGWIYTVTTTTGQGKGTATASAAHALALPYGDTFDNDVSGTEATYLSDMQGSFEARPCADGRSGQCVQQVTPVKPIEWQDDSDAFSLLGDPTWADYTVKADANLQQAGTVELFGRANTQNRPQSHQAAYLLRVSDTGSWSIVKSSAAGTLTTLASGTRAALGTHAWHTLALGFSGDRITATADGVNLGTTNDSSYSAGQVGIGVVGYQTDQFDNLSVTADPPGNHGGILKGRQSGLCADVPGASRTNGVQLALWDCNGAANQSWTLTPTGQLTVYSGAKCLDAKGSGTTDGTPVQIYDCNNSAAQKWTVNSDGTVVNPNSGKCLDATAGATTPGTLLELWTCTGGTNQSWLRGAVAAPLKGQESGRCVDVPGANQTNGTQPALWDCNGGTNQTWTSTITNQLTVYDSKCLEVMGGATADGSPVEIWDCGGSAAQQWRVRSDGSVVNVGSGKCLDAVGHGTANSTALEIWTCAGGANQIWRQS; via the coding sequence ATGGCCCTGGTCGCCGCCCTCTGCTCGGCCGGCGCGCAGCCGGCCCGGGCGGCAGCTGCGGCCACCTCGATCACCGTGGACGGTGGTCAGAGCGGCCGGACGTTCGACGGGATCGGCGCGATCAGCGGCGGTGGGGGCAACTCCCGGCTGCTGCGCGACTATCCGGCCGCCCAGCAGGCGCAGATCCTGGACTACCTGTTCAAGCCGGGCTACGGCGCGAACCTCCAGTTGCTGAAACTGGAGATCGGCGGAGACGCCAACTCCACCGACGGCTCGGAACCGTCCATCGAGCACACCAAGGGACAGATCAACTGCGACGCCGGCTACGAGTTCTGGCTCGCCGAGCAGGCCAAGGCCCGTAACCCGGACATCAAGTTGTACGGTCTGGCGTGGGCCGCCCCCGGCTGGATCAGCGGCGGGTTCTGGTCCACCGACACCATCAACTACCTGATCTCCTGGCTGGGTTGTGCCAAACAGCACGGCCTGCCGATCAGTTACCTCGGCGGCTGGAACGAGCGGGGGCACGACGTCAACTGGTACATCCAGTTGCGGTCGGCCCTCGACAGTGCCGGATACGGCGCCGTGCAGATCGTCGGCGACGACTCGGGCTGGAGCGTCGCGGACGACATGGCGAGCAACTCGGCGTTCAACAACGCCGTGTCGGTCATCGGCGCCCACTACCCCTGCGCGGGCGGTGACGGCGGCAGCGCGGACACCTGCTCCAGCACCACTGCGGCGAAGAACAACGGCAAACCGCTGTGGGCGTCGGAGAACGGCTCACTGGACATGGACGCCGGAGCACCCGCGCTGATCCGCTCCATCGTGCGCGGCTACGTCGACGCCCGCATGACCGCGTACCTCAACTGGCCGCTGGTCGCGGCGATTTACCCCAACCTGCCCTACGGCACGGTCGGCCTGGCCACCGCGAACTCGCCGTGGTCCGGGAACTACTCCATCGGCGAGAACACCTGGGCGACCGCGCAGGTCACCCAATTCGCCCAGCCGGGCTGGAAGTTCATCGACTCCGCGTCGGGCTACCTCGGCGGTGCCGAGTCCAACGGCACGTACGCGACGCTGAAGTCGCCGAACGGCTCCGACTACTCCACGGTCCTGGAGACCACCACCGCGACGGCGGCGCAGACGGTCAACGTCCAAGTACAGGGCGGCCTTTCGACCGGTGCGGTGCACGTGTGGGCGACCCGGGTCAACAGCCCCAGCCCGTCGACCGACTTCACGCACGCGCAGGACATCAGCCCGGCCGCCGGCTCGTACTCACTGACGCTTCAGCCGGGTTGGATCTACACGGTCACCACGACCACCGGCCAAGGCAAGGGCACCGCCACCGCGTCGGCCGCCCACGCCCTCGCACTGCCGTACGGCGACACGTTCGACAACGATGTCTCCGGCACCGAGGCGACGTATCTGTCCGACATGCAGGGCTCGTTCGAGGCGCGCCCGTGCGCGGACGGCCGTAGCGGACAGTGTGTGCAGCAGGTGACTCCGGTCAAGCCGATCGAGTGGCAGGACGACTCCGACGCCTTCTCGCTGCTCGGCGATCCGACGTGGGCGGACTACACCGTCAAGGCCGACGCGAACCTCCAACAGGCCGGTACGGTCGAGCTGTTCGGCCGGGCCAACACCCAGAACCGTCCGCAGAGTCACCAGGCCGCGTACCTGCTGCGGGTGAGCGACACGGGTAGCTGGTCCATCGTCAAGAGTTCGGCGGCGGGCACCCTGACCACGCTGGCCTCCGGAACCCGGGCGGCGCTCGGCACACACGCGTGGCACACGCTCGCCCTCGGCTTCTCCGGTGACCGGATCACCGCCACCGCGGACGGCGTCAACCTCGGCACCACCAACGACAGTTCGTACTCGGCGGGCCAGGTCGGCATCGGTGTGGTGGGTTACCAGACCGACCAGTTCGACAACCTGTCCGTCACCGCCGACCCGCCGGGCAACCACGGAGGCATCCTCAAGGGCCGCCAGTCCGGCCTGTGCGCGGACGTCCCCGGAGCGAGCCGGACCAACGGCGTCCAACTCGCCCTCTGGGACTGCAACGGCGCCGCCAACCAGTCCTGGACCCTGACACCCACCGGCCAACTCACCGTCTACAGCGGCGCGAAGTGCCTGGACGCCAAGGGCAGCGGCACGACGGACGGCACCCCGGTGCAGATCTACGACTGCAACAACTCGGCGGCCCAGAAGTGGACCGTGAACAGCGACGGCACGGTGGTCAACCCCAACTCCGGCAAGTGCCTGGACGCCACGGCCGGAGCCACCACCCCGGGCACCCTGCTGGAGCTATGGACCTGCACCGGCGGCACCAACCAGAGCTGGCTGCGCGGCGCGGTCGCGGCACCCCTCAAGGGCCAGGAGTCGGGCCGTTGCGTCGACGTCCCCGGCGCCAACCAGACCAACGGCACCCAGCCCGCCCTCTGGGACTGCAACGGCGGCACGAACCAGACCTGGACGTCCACGATCACCAACCAGCTGACCGTCTACGACTCCAAGTGCCTTGAGGTCATGGGCGGTGCCACCGCCGACGGCAGCCCGGTGGAGATCTGGGACTGCGGCGGTTCCGCGGCCCAGCAGTGGCGGGTGCGTTCCGACGGCAGCGTCGTCAACGTGGGCTCCGGCAAGTGCCTGGACGCGGTCGGGCACGGCACGGCCAACAGCACGGCACTGGAGATCTGGACCTGCGCGGGCGGCGCCAACCAGATCTGGCGGCAGTCCTAG
- a CDS encoding SulP family inorganic anion transporter, with product MSPSPGGRVLNWRRLAPGIAALAGYRRAWLRGDLLAGVTVAAYLVPQVMAYAGVAGLPPVAGLWAILPALALYAVLGSSRLLSVGPESTTALMTATVVGPLAAGNPDRYATLAAALAVTVGLLCLVAWAVRLGFVADLLSRPVLIGYLAGVALIMIVDQLPKLTGVSTTGSAFFPQLWSFLRHLRQLHAPTVLFAAVTLAFLFTVARLSRMVPGPLLAMVLGTAAVAVLDLDDRYGIKVIGHVPAGLPTLGLPDLTQLPHLVLPALGVLLVAYTDFILTARAFTGGDEDDGPGLDADQEFLALGAANLGAGVLHGFPVSSSASRTALASSSGARSQAYSLIAGALVLAVLLFLSPLLSRTPSAVLGALVVYAAVRMIDLTGFHRLATFRRRELLLALGCLTGVLALDILYGVIVAVGLSVAELLTRVARPHDAVEGLVPGMAGMHDVDDYPQARTIPGLLVYRYDSPLFFANAENFRRRALAAVAQQAVPVRWFVLNAEANVEVDITALDAVDELRRELAHRDVVFALARVKQDLLADLEAYGLVDSVGTDHIFPTLPTAVAAYREWNGVPGEGAAGTVA from the coding sequence ATGTCCCCCAGCCCGGGCGGGCGCGTCCTGAACTGGCGACGCCTGGCACCCGGAATCGCCGCGCTGGCCGGATACCGGCGCGCCTGGCTGCGCGGCGATCTCCTCGCCGGAGTCACGGTCGCCGCGTACCTCGTCCCGCAGGTGATGGCGTACGCCGGGGTGGCCGGCCTCCCGCCGGTCGCGGGCCTGTGGGCGATCCTGCCCGCACTCGCGCTCTACGCCGTACTCGGCTCGTCCCGACTCCTCTCGGTCGGCCCCGAGTCGACGACCGCGCTGATGACGGCGACGGTGGTGGGCCCGCTCGCGGCAGGGAACCCCGACCGCTACGCGACGCTGGCCGCCGCCCTCGCGGTGACGGTCGGCCTGCTCTGCCTCGTCGCATGGGCGGTACGGCTCGGCTTCGTCGCCGATCTCCTCTCCCGCCCGGTCCTGATCGGCTACTTGGCGGGCGTGGCCCTGATCATGATCGTGGACCAACTCCCCAAGCTCACCGGGGTGTCGACGACAGGTTCGGCGTTCTTCCCCCAACTCTGGTCGTTCCTACGGCACTTGCGTCAACTCCACGCGCCTACGGTGCTGTTCGCCGCCGTCACGCTCGCGTTCCTGTTCACGGTGGCGCGGCTGTCCCGGATGGTGCCCGGCCCGCTGCTGGCCATGGTGCTGGGCACGGCGGCCGTGGCCGTCCTCGACCTCGACGACCGCTACGGCATCAAGGTGATCGGCCACGTCCCGGCGGGACTTCCCACGCTCGGCCTGCCCGACCTCACCCAACTCCCCCACCTGGTACTGCCCGCACTCGGCGTCCTGCTCGTCGCCTACACCGACTTCATCCTCACCGCACGCGCCTTCACCGGCGGCGACGAGGACGACGGCCCTGGTCTGGACGCCGACCAGGAGTTCCTGGCACTGGGCGCGGCCAACCTCGGCGCCGGCGTACTCCACGGCTTCCCGGTGAGCAGCAGCGCCAGCCGCACGGCGCTGGCCTCCTCGTCCGGCGCCCGCAGCCAGGCGTACTCACTGATCGCCGGAGCGCTCGTCCTCGCGGTCCTCCTCTTCCTGAGCCCCCTGCTCTCCCGCACCCCCTCGGCGGTCCTCGGCGCCCTCGTCGTCTACGCCGCCGTCCGCATGATCGACCTCACCGGCTTCCACCGCCTCGCCACCTTCCGCCGCCGCGAACTCCTGCTCGCCCTGGGCTGTTTGACCGGAGTGCTGGCCCTGGACATCCTCTACGGCGTGATCGTCGCCGTGGGTCTGTCGGTGGCCGAACTCCTCACCCGGGTGGCCCGTCCGCACGACGCCGTCGAGGGCCTGGTCCCCGGTATGGCGGGCATGCACGACGTGGACGACTATCCGCAGGCCCGCACGATCCCCGGCCTGCTCGTCTACCGCTACGACTCACCGCTCTTCTTCGCCAACGCGGAGAACTTCCGCCGCCGCGCCCTGGCCGCCGTAGCCCAACAGGCCGTCCCCGTGCGGTGGTTCGTCCTCAACGCCGAGGCCAACGTGGAGGTCGACATCACCGCCCTGGACGCGGTCGACGAACTCCGCCGCGAACTCGCCCACCGGGACGTCGTGTTCGCCCTCGCCCGGGTCAAACAGGACCTCCTGGCCGACCTGGAGGCGTACGGCCTGGTGGACTCGGTCGGCACGGACCACATCTTCCCGACCCTGCCCACGGCTGTGGCCGCGTACCGGGAGTGGAACGGTGTGCCTGGCGAGGGGGCGGCAGGGACGGTGGCGTAG
- a CDS encoding MgtC/SapB family protein, with protein MAGLAVPLWDVSNGQGLRQLAELGLALLLSTLIGWERASQQKSAGLRTHTLVGIASALMMEVSQHGFTNVLGLDNVSFDPSRVAAQIVSGIGFIGGGLIFVRRDAVRGLTTAATIWLTCAVGMACGGGLPILALATTAVHFLVVRGYPMLFARMMPGAEAGSFEVRLTYRTGTALLPQLMETCTRRGFRIQEVKVDRLPERADPAARVLLRLEGTADAGQLTSELFQNDGVTEVEVTAAGDEE; from the coding sequence GTGGCCGGACTGGCGGTCCCGTTGTGGGACGTGAGCAACGGGCAAGGGCTGCGCCAACTCGCCGAACTGGGGCTGGCGTTGCTGCTGTCGACCCTGATCGGCTGGGAACGGGCGTCGCAGCAGAAGAGCGCCGGGCTGCGCACGCACACCCTGGTCGGCATCGCCAGCGCGCTGATGATGGAGGTCTCCCAGCACGGCTTCACGAATGTCCTCGGCCTGGACAACGTCTCCTTCGACCCGTCCCGCGTGGCGGCCCAGATCGTCTCCGGGATCGGTTTCATCGGCGGCGGCCTGATCTTCGTACGCCGGGACGCGGTACGGGGGCTGACGACCGCCGCCACGATCTGGCTCACCTGCGCGGTCGGCATGGCCTGCGGTGGCGGCCTGCCGATCCTCGCGCTGGCCACGACCGCCGTGCACTTCCTCGTCGTACGCGGGTACCCGATGCTCTTCGCGCGCATGATGCCCGGCGCCGAGGCGGGGTCGTTCGAGGTACGGCTGACCTACCGGACCGGCACGGCGCTGCTGCCGCAGTTGATGGAGACGTGCACGCGGAGGGGCTTCCGCATCCAGGAGGTCAAGGTCGACCGGTTGCCGGAGCGGGCTGATCCGGCCGCGCGGGTGCTGTTGCGGCTGGAAGGTACGGCCGACGCCGGTCAGTTGACGTCCGAGCTGTTCCAGAACGACGGTGTGACGGAGGTCGAGGTGACGGCCGCCGGTGATGAGGAGTAG
- a CDS encoding ferredoxin — translation MTTQQELVRFLEDRFACAQACTECARACVLRVSRSDPDAGDHEALVRRKALLCAEVCDATCRMLAEQNRQDESALRLQAKWCLLVCLECAQVLDAQPGAEADAEKCRECARACTEFMATLT, via the coding sequence ATGACCACGCAACAGGAGCTCGTCCGGTTTCTGGAGGACCGCTTCGCCTGCGCACAGGCCTGCACCGAGTGTGCGCGGGCCTGCGTGCTGCGCGTCAGCCGCTCCGACCCGGACGCCGGCGACCACGAGGCACTCGTACGACGCAAGGCGCTGCTGTGCGCGGAGGTGTGCGACGCGACCTGCCGGATGCTGGCCGAACAGAACCGCCAGGACGAGTCCGCCCTGCGCCTCCAGGCCAAGTGGTGCCTGCTCGTCTGCCTGGAGTGCGCGCAGGTCCTGGACGCGCAGCCGGGCGCCGAGGCGGACGCGGAGAAGTGCCGGGAGTGCGCGCGGGCGTGCACGGAGTTCATGGCCACACTGACCTGA
- a CDS encoding dihydrofolate reductase family protein: MRTLISTAFISLDGVMEAPGGEPGYRNTGWTFKEVEFLPESFDIKGREQLESAAMLMGRASYEAFSPVWPDMDEFAHYKTLPKYVVSTTLTDDKLVSNWGETTILRSLDEVAALKETEGGPIIVHGSAALNHGLSDAGLVDRYHLLVFPLLLGAGKRLFPASDKDTQKLKLVEHAVYGNGLQLNVLDVVR; encoded by the coding sequence ATGCGCACTCTGATCAGCACCGCGTTCATCTCCCTCGACGGCGTCATGGAGGCCCCGGGCGGCGAACCCGGCTACCGCAACACCGGGTGGACCTTCAAGGAGGTCGAGTTCCTGCCCGAGTCGTTCGACATCAAGGGGCGGGAGCAGCTGGAGTCCGCCGCGATGCTGATGGGCCGGGCCAGCTACGAGGCGTTCAGTCCGGTGTGGCCGGACATGGACGAGTTCGCGCACTACAAGACGCTGCCGAAGTACGTCGTCTCCACCACCCTCACCGACGACAAGCTCGTGTCGAACTGGGGCGAGACCACGATCCTGCGCTCCCTCGACGAGGTCGCCGCCCTGAAAGAGACCGAGGGCGGCCCGATCATCGTGCACGGCAGTGCCGCCCTCAACCACGGCCTCTCGGACGCCGGCCTGGTCGACCGCTACCACCTGCTCGTCTTCCCGCTGCTGCTCGGCGCCGGAAAGCGCCTGTTCCCCGCTTCCGACAAGGACACCCAGAAGCTGAAGCTGGTCGAGCACGCCGTGTACGGCAACGGCCTTCAGCTGAACGTCCTCGACGTCGTGCGCTGA
- a CDS encoding alpha/beta hydrolase — MSSDVSRRRVLAAGAALAGSAALIAGAEGTAGAATATTGNREEKSKVKPTIVLVHGGYADSSCWNATIGELQDKGYTTVCAANPLRGIPTDAPYVASLLDSISGPVVLVAHSMGGTVITNAAAGKSNVKALVYIAAFVPDVGETQGELITKFPGSEVGPVSVPVPYTKADGTTGTDLYLSKDGQAAFAADISTADFRVLQATQRPFDADSFVFPTTAAAWKTIPSWGLVAGQDKAIPPACERWMYSRANARKVVEIPRSSHVAMISHPKVVAGLITDAARAVS, encoded by the coding sequence ATGAGTTCCGATGTTTCCCGCCGGCGGGTACTGGCCGCCGGAGCGGCGCTGGCCGGGTCGGCGGCACTGATCGCCGGCGCGGAAGGAACGGCCGGCGCGGCTACGGCCACAACTGGTAACCGTGAGGAGAAGTCCAAGGTGAAGCCCACGATCGTCCTGGTGCATGGCGGGTACGCCGATTCGTCCTGCTGGAACGCCACCATCGGGGAGTTGCAGGACAAGGGCTACACCACGGTCTGCGCGGCGAACCCGCTGCGGGGCATTCCGACCGACGCCCCGTACGTCGCGAGCCTGCTGGACTCCATCAGCGGACCGGTCGTGCTGGTCGCGCACTCCATGGGTGGCACGGTCATCACGAATGCCGCCGCCGGGAAGTCCAACGTCAAGGCGTTGGTCTACATCGCGGCGTTCGTGCCCGACGTGGGCGAGACGCAGGGCGAACTCATCACGAAGTTCCCCGGCAGCGAGGTCGGACCGGTGAGCGTGCCGGTCCCGTACACGAAGGCCGACGGCACGACCGGAACCGACCTGTACCTGAGCAAGGACGGCCAGGCGGCCTTCGCCGCCGACATCTCCACCGCCGACTTCCGGGTCCTCCAGGCCACGCAGCGGCCGTTCGACGCCGATTCCTTCGTCTTCCCGACCACGGCCGCGGCCTGGAAGACGATCCCGTCGTGGGGCCTGGTCGCCGGCCAGGACAAGGCGATCCCGCCGGCGTGCGAGCGCTGGATGTACAGCCGCGCGAACGCGCGCAAGGTCGTCGAAATACCGCGCTCGTCCCACGTCGCGATGATCAGCCACCCGAAGGTCGTCGCCGGCCTCATCACGGACGCGGCCAGGGCGGTCAGCTGA